ATCACCGACGGCAGAGCCCCGAAGTAGCTCGCCTTGAGAAGGCCGAGAGTGACCATCACCGCGGCCAGGACGAGGAACGATCTGCCGGAATTGAGCCAGATGAAAAGTGGTATGACGGACAGACCGATCACGACGGCGGCCGGAATCATGATGTTCAGCCGGCCAAACTTATCCGACAGGTGCCCGACGACAGGTGTGACGAACGTCAGAATGATGCCGGTCAGAACCAGGGTGGTGAAGGAAGCGGACTTTTCGATGCCGAGCTGGCTAATACCGAAGGTCGGCATGTACTGCATGACGAAATTGAGTGCGGTGGAGATAACGAGCGCGCCGCCGGCGATGAGAATGCTGAGCTTCTGGGTCTTGAAAACGTCCCGGACCGGGGAATCCTTTACCGGTTCGACGTCGCGGGCGATGGGAGCTTCATCGACGTGCTTGCGGATGAAGTAACCGGCAGGTCCGACGAGGAGACCGAAGACGAAGGGGATACGCCAGCCCCAAGCCGACATGTCGGCGTCAGAGAGCACTCCGGTAAGGACTGCGACGAAGATGGCGGCCGTCAGGGTTCCCAGTCCCTGGCTGGCGAACTGGAAACTGCCGAGGAAGCCGCGCCGCTTCGAATTCTGGGCCAGCAGGAAGGACGTGGCCGCACCGAACTCACCGCCGGCGGAAAAGCCCTGGACCAGCCTGCCCACAATGATGCCAATCGGCGCGAACATGCCGATGGTGTCAAACCCGGGCATGAACGCAATGAGGGCGGTTCCGGCCACCATCAGACGGATGGTGAGCATCAGGCCCTTTTTGAGCCCTTTTCGATCCGCATACGAGCCCAGGATCAATCCGCCCAGGGGCCTGATGAGGTAAGAGGCCCCGAAGACTGCGAAGGTCTGGATGATCTGGGTGGCGGGGTTGTCTGACGGGAAAAAGTTGTGTCCGATGTAGATGGCCAGCAGCGCGTAAATGGACATGTCATACCATTCGAGCGCATTGCCGATCGTCGCCGCCACTACACCACGGGTGTTGGATGTGCGTTTGGTGGCCGGAGCCGTTGCATCAGTGGTGGCTGATGCCGGGGCTCCCTGCTGGATTTTGTTGCTGCTGATCATTGCGGTACTCCGAATCGTGTGATCTGGGATCAGGCCTGGGCGAAGGCCAGGTCGAGTGGGGTGGACCCGGCTGTGCCGGAGCCGAGGTCGTGGAAAATGCCGCATGCTATCTGCAGTCCTTCGCGTGCGATTGAGGAAAGCATGTGTTCGTTCGGCGCATGTTGGAGGCAGCCGGGATAGGAATGCGGAATCCACAGTGTCGGGAGGCCCAGGATGCCTTCAAACACGTGGTTCGGCAGGGACCCGCCGATGTTCGGCAATACTGCCGGGGCAACGCCTGTGGTCTCCAGGATTGACTCGCAGGCCCATTGGACCCAAGGGTTTCCCGGGTCCAACCGGCTGCTCGGGAAGGAGGTCAGGACGCGGACGGAAACCATCGTGAAGCCGTTCCGGTCAAGGTTGCTCCGGAGCGCATCCTCCAGCCCCGCGGTTTCGGTTCCGACCACGTGGCGCAACTGAAGGACGGCCGAGGCGCGGCCTGGTATCGCGTTTACGGGATTCTCAGGATCGGCCGCCCCGAAGGCCAGGACCTCAAGGGTGTTCCATCCGTAGAGCCTTTCTGCCGGTGTCAGGGATGTCTCAGACCAATCGTCGTCGATGGCCGGATCACCCTCGTCGCCGGCGATGACCACGGAGGCGAGGGCATCCCGGACGGAATCCGGAATGCCCGCAGGGAGCAGTTCCGGAACGCGGATCCGGCCATGGCCGTCGACGAATACCCCGATAGCCGCGGCAATGGTGGTGGCCGGATTGCGCAGCAGCCCGCCCCAGTTGCCCGAGTGGTAGCTCTCCGGCCGCAGATCCGCCGTCAACTCGAACGACACGCCACCCCTTGAGCCCAGGAACACCGTCGGGGTCCCGGCATTCAACCGGGGCCCGTCGGAGGCGATGAAGACGTCCGCCCCAAGTTCGGGTCGGTGCGCCTCTGCGAATTCCGCCAACAGCGGGGAACCTATTTCCTCCCCGCACTCAAAGAGAAATTTCAGATTGAACCCCAGCCGGCCTCGTTTTTCCAGGAGCAGGCGCAGCGCCGAAAGATTGATCCAGTGCTGGCCCTTGTTGTCCGCAGTGCCTCGCCCGAACCAGCGGTCGCCGTCGGCCTCGAGTTCCCAAGGATTCCGGCCCAGGTCCCAGGCACCTTCGTGGCCGTCGACAACGTCGGCATGCCCATAACAGAGGACCGTCGGCAGCCCTTCACCTTCCAGCCTGGTGCCGATCAGAAAGCTGTTCTGCCCGTCGTTCCAGGAATCAAACCGTTCCACCGTGCAGCCAAGGCCAGTAAGTGCCGGGACCAGCACCTCTTCAAGGTATGCGCCCAACGCAACCCGGCCGGGAACGGAGCCGCTCTCAGTTTTATAGGCAATGAGGTGCGCCATATCGCTGAAAAGCTCTCCGGAGTCCACGTACTCGGCTGCCGCTGCAGTCAATTCGGTTCTCATGGTGATGAATCCAATCTTCTGTTCGTAAGTAACTACGTCAAGGCTATTCGTGTTCTGCATCACATACCAGTATCGTTTTGTCCATCACCTTTGACTTCAACGCAAACCGCAAGGAAGTGAGCAGCGCATGAAACTATTGGCACCTGCCTTGATCTACTTCCACGAGGTAGCCCGGACGGGGTCCATCACGCTGGCGGCCGAAACCCAGCATGTGTCGGCGTCCGCCATCAGCCGTCAAATCAGCAATCTGGAGCGCTCAGCAGGCGTTCCGCTGTTCGAACGCCACCCTCGGGGAATGACCCTGACCGAAGCCGGACTGCTCCTGCTCGCCCATGCGCGGCGCACCGAAGCCGAAGGCGAGGCTCTCGTAGAAGAGTTAAGGAATCAGGGTAAACACAAGACCCGTACCATCAAGGTGGTCAGCTCAGAAGGCCTCGCCCATTGCAGGGTCCCGGAGGCCATGGCCCGCATCTCAATGCAGCACAGCGACATCGCATTTCACCTGGACGTTGTGCCTTCAACCGAGGGAACCCGCAGAGTCATAGAAGGCGAGGCAGACATCGCAGTTGTCTACGCGC
This genomic interval from Micrococcaceae bacterium Sec5.7 contains the following:
- a CDS encoding MFS transporter → MISSNKIQQGAPASATTDATAPATKRTSNTRGVVAATIGNALEWYDMSIYALLAIYIGHNFFPSDNPATQIIQTFAVFGASYLIRPLGGLILGSYADRKGLKKGLMLTIRLMVAGTALIAFMPGFDTIGMFAPIGIIVGRLVQGFSAGGEFGAATSFLLAQNSKRRGFLGSFQFASQGLGTLTAAIFVAVLTGVLSDADMSAWGWRIPFVFGLLVGPAGYFIRKHVDEAPIARDVEPVKDSPVRDVFKTQKLSILIAGGALVISTALNFVMQYMPTFGISQLGIEKSASFTTLVLTGIILTFVTPVVGHLSDKFGRLNIMIPAAVVIGLSVIPLFIWLNSGRSFLVLAAVMVTLGLLKASYFGALPSVMADAFPARSRATGLSFSYNTAVAVFGGFTPMMAAFLVEATGQPMAPGYYLAVLACLSIAALAAGLKYRGIR
- a CDS encoding M20 family metallopeptidase, encoding MRTELTAAAAEYVDSGELFSDMAHLIAYKTESGSVPGRVALGAYLEEVLVPALTGLGCTVERFDSWNDGQNSFLIGTRLEGEGLPTVLCYGHADVVDGHEGAWDLGRNPWELEADGDRWFGRGTADNKGQHWINLSALRLLLEKRGRLGFNLKFLFECGEEIGSPLLAEFAEAHRPELGADVFIASDGPRLNAGTPTVFLGSRGGVSFELTADLRPESYHSGNWGGLLRNPATTIAAAIGVFVDGHGRIRVPELLPAGIPDSVRDALASVVIAGDEGDPAIDDDWSETSLTPAERLYGWNTLEVLAFGAADPENPVNAIPGRASAVLQLRHVVGTETAGLEDALRSNLDRNGFTMVSVRVLTSFPSSRLDPGNPWVQWACESILETTGVAPAVLPNIGGSLPNHVFEGILGLPTLWIPHSYPGCLQHAPNEHMLSSIAREGLQIACGIFHDLGSGTAGSTPLDLAFAQA
- a CDS encoding LysR family transcriptional regulator translates to MKLLAPALIYFHEVARTGSITLAAETQHVSASAISRQISNLERSAGVPLFERHPRGMTLTEAGLLLLAHARRTEAEGEALVEELRNQGKHKTRTIKVVSSEGLAHCRVPEAMARISMQHSDIAFHLDVVPSTEGTRRVIEGEADIAVVYALGPQRDVTVEFTTPTPAFAVVARDHPLAARDSLSMAELCAYKLALPEKGISQRELFDIAAEMEHVAPTIALVTNQVGPILEFARAGAGIALMSNLVVHAQETAGVVFIPLQHPVFHQRQGQIQTMTGRSRSAIFTAFIDALIDSLSAP